DNA sequence from the Mangifera indica cultivar Alphonso chromosome 18, CATAS_Mindica_2.1, whole genome shotgun sequence genome:
CTGTGGAACTTTCAAACAATATATTACTTCCATCATGGTATATCAGTTCAAACAGACATACCCTAATTATTTACCTGACTTTTTTATGAAAGGGTTCCCAGAGATCATAGTATAATCAGATTTCTCCAAAATCTGTTcattgaataagaaaaaaactacATCTGATTAAAACACCAATTAAACTGAAGGTAATTTCCCAGTATAGCAAAATATAATTCTGAACGTAAATTTCTCGAGCTTGCTACAACTACAATATAACAGTAATCCTCATAACAGCATCCAGGACGTTTGTCAGTAACTTTGATTTACTCAAAAAATCAGCATAAGAATCAAGTGGTCTTTACAATGACCTCCTCTAAGGTTTAGAGAAAGCGTCAATtacaatcaaataattaacatgaaattttcatcttaaatcattttaaagtccCTCTAATTCGACTTTACTTTGTTAATTAATGGTATTTTCCTTGAGGATAATCTTCGCCttgcaatttaaaatttttggctGTCATTGACACTTTCCTTACACCTCAGGGAAGGTCATTATAGATTCCTCTAAAATCATGACAATTCACCCGCTTCTATCAAGCAACTTATCGTGACAAACTTCTAAATGCAGCAACAATTCTAAAAGCTGAatcaaaagtgaaaaaaaaataccgCCATAGCTGAGCTCTGGTACTCCTTGAATAGGGAAACAGAAGGAAACATCCCAGACAAGCTATGCTTCAAAACATCATGCTCCTGCACCTCATTCTCCGACCTAATTCCTGGAGATAAATATGCCTCGGGAGATTTATAAACAGGCGGACTCGGCGGGGTTCGATGCACCACAATCAAAGGACTGCTCTCGCTCAATTCCGACGCGCACGTTCTCGCCATCTTCTGCGGCCGAACATTTGCGTCAACGATCTCTCCATATCGGTGATGGTCAGAGTTAGGGGAGTATTGTTGTTGCCGGCggttgtggtggtggtggtttttagggtttggaggCGGAGAAGGATGGGAGATTGGAGTGGGTGGGGATTGGTAGTTAGGGTATTTGATGGCTAGAGGTTTACGAGATTTGGAGGAAGAGGAGGAATGTGAGGCTGCAGCTGAGTCGATTACGGCCCATAATGCGGCGTCGTCAAGGTCTTTGTCGTCGATTAAGAGGGGAATCGGTGATGTCATTAGTGTGCGGTTGTGCAGGGGTTTTAGAGAGAGAGATTGTTGTGACGACAAGGCGGCAAGCGAACTAAGCGGAACTgtgttttgaattcaaattcggAGCGGTAAAACGACGACGTcgacaaaataattgacatcCAAGATCATCCGCCTTCCTTCAACAGTGGGGGCTGATTTccgtttcccacccaaggttttgtcTTATTAATTTTCCATCTATTGAATGGGTAATTTACTTTTCTCACCCTAAACCCAATTCCAATACAATGAAAAACTTACAagagcaaaataataatttcatcatctaaaaattttaaaaagattataaAGAATGACATTTTTACGCATCCcagtttaaagttttaattatgacagtttaaaccttttaaaagtttataaacttgtattttgatcattttaattcaagtttggaaaccctaattaatataattatcacttATTCAATCTCAAATTTGTTAGAGTGACCACCCACCTACCCAAATTCAAATCCATCAAAACCACTAAACATAAAAAGTTGACACTTTTGTAGGTGTGAGAACTTATAATTCAATTCTtacaatttaagtttgaaaactttagttgTCACCCACCAAAAGCATTTGTagtaaagaaaagaataaaatgaatggaaaagaaaagagtgttgataacaattttgatatgtaaatggttatttcaaaattttgttaatttaaagtgatataataatttaaaaaagtgaaataattaatagtaatatgaaatttagtttttatgaCACTTTGTCAAAAgtctttttcattaataaagttaGGTTTTAAtgggaaaatgctatttttagtgggtgaaaaagtattttaaacCCAAACTTTCGAGGAAAAATACAATCACTCAACAAATGATTAATGTTAGATACCCACCTACTCAAACTCAAATACATCAAATGCACTAAACATGAAAGTTGACACTTTTACAGGTTTGAAAgcttataattcaatttttaccATTCAAGTTTAGAAATTTCAGTTGTCTTCATTGTCACCCATCAAAAGGATTTGttgcaaaggaaaaaaatgaaaatgaaagggaaaaaagagCGTGGAGATAACAATTTTGATATACgaatagttaatttaaaattttgttaatttgaagtgatatgttaattttaaaaagtaaaataattagaaataatatgataatttaacttttataatACTGTatcaaaagtctttttcaatgATAGAGTGGTTTTAGTGGGAAAGTACGATTTTTAGTGGGGGGAAAAGTGCTAAGCCCAAACTTTtgggggaaaatgaaatcagCCAACAAATGGGTAAAATGTTATATGCCTGTGGCGACTTTTTCTACCATGGCccattagggatggcaatggggaggagcggggaggggatatcaatccccgtccccgtccccgtccccgtaggggatttcaatccccgtccccgccccattcccgttacggggataaaaaataatctccgtcccctccccgcgaaggaaaattcCCTCTCTATCCCCTGcccgtccccgtggggaaaaatcccctccccatccccgccccgtccccgcggggaaaattTCCCTCCCCATCCCTGCCCCGTCCCCGCAGGGAAAAATTCCCTccccatacccgtaaatataaattttaattcctttatgcatttcaataaataaaataaattatattctcaaaaaatatcacttgctataagagctacaaaatatttattgttattttagttcaaatacaaagttttcataaaatctaacaatatgcaataatcaatctcttcatgtatgtgtttagggtaattttataataacattaaatttaacacttttaattcattttaattgattttatcaagtttataatttttt
Encoded proteins:
- the LOC123201814 gene encoding uncharacterized protein LOC123201814; translation: MTSPIPLLIDDKDLDDAALWAVIDSAAASHSSSSSKSRKPLAIKYPNYQSPPTPISHPSPPPNPKNHHHHNRRQQQYSPNSDHHRYGEIVDANVRPQKMARTCASELSESSPLIVVHRTPPSPPVYKSPEAYLSPGIRSENEVQEHDVLKHSLSGMFPSVSLFKEYQSSAMAILEKSDYTMISGNPFIKKSGWRKISFYFNLSYEIKDKTIEFDENRNVLRAEFVVRAYMQGGRFSDGWGSCDRREKRFLKPNHDIPSTAETRAKNKACQDLLGIGEYRPGVNQVQK